In Sesamum indicum cultivar Zhongzhi No. 13 unplaced genomic scaffold, S_indicum_v1.0 C00776, whole genome shotgun sequence, the genomic window TTGTGCATAGGTATTTCTCGGGATTCCATGCACAAGAGGCGTGCTACTGGAGGAAAGAAGAAGGCttggaggaagaagagaaagtaatttttttattctttttcctttttcgcTGAATTCAATCTTATCTTAATATCGTTTAGTTGTTGTTGGGGCATTTAACTGTGTTGTGTAATTCTTATCTCTTTGTTGAATGTTTAGATAGTCTGATTTGTAACTTTAAGCACGTCTGTTTTCTGCATACTTCAGTACGatttcttataaatttgtatCTTGTTGTATTTTCGGTCCATATCTGGTTGCATGATTGGAAAAAGGAAACATagatctttattatttttcagtaCATGGTCCTGAATTGGTTTCATTTGTTTGTAAGATCCTATTTTAGTCTTTATCTCTGCCCAAAACTTGCATTTAGCCTGAACTGATACTTATTTCTTGTACTTGTGATGCTGATACAGAGAGCATTTAGAATTTAAGTGCACTTCATATATACTTACTCTGTATTGTATTACTATACCAATAGAGCAATTCTTCTGCAGCTGGTATTTGATTGGTTGATTCTATTGGCTATATTTATTAGGTACGAGCTGGGTAGACAACCCGCAAATACAAAGTTGTCGAGCAACAAGACGGTGCGCAGAGTGAGAGTTCGTGGTGGTAATGTCAAGTGGCGTGCCTTGAGGCTGGATACAGGAAACTACTCTTGGGGGAGTGAAGCTGTGACCCGAAAGACTCGTATTCTGGATGTTGTTTATAATGCATCTAATAATGAGTTGGTTAGGACCCAGACTTTGGTAAAGAGTGCTATTATTCAAGTTGATGCTGCACCATTCAAGCAGTGGTATCTTCAGCATTATGGAGTTGACATTGGTCGCAAGAAGAAGACTGCTGCCAAGAAGGAAGGAGAGGTAATAATGCTTTTTCTTCTTGCAGTGCTCTTTGGTTATATTCGTCCACAgcttacattttcttttaactgcATTTGACTGGATTCTAGGAGGCTGAGGCTGCTGCTACTGAAGAGGTAAAGAAGAGTAACCATGTCCAGAGAAAGATAGAAAAGCGTCAACAAGACCGCAAGATTGATCCACATATTGAGGAACAGTTCAGTAGTGGCCGTTTGCTAGCTGCTATCTCCTCACGCCCAGGCCAGTGTGGGCGTGCTGATGGGTATGCATATTTTGTGTTAAATCTGTTCACCTAAAATACAAAAGGATTCACATGATCTACTGTGATTAGGCTGTAAAATGGCATCAGGCTGATAGTTATGTTAAGTAAGTTATGCTGCCATCCCTAACCATCAACATGCTTATAACATTAGGTTATACTGGTGTGCCACCTGATGGAAGTTTACAGCTAAAAGCATGAAAGATCTTGTTTTGAGGATAAACtgtttttacatattttgtcTGATCAGGTTTGGGGATGGTTTAGGGTATCAAAGTATTATATCTTGTTTGATGGCTATTCTTATGATGAGTTGCGATGCCCCTATTCTTTTCTAGCTTTAATCAGCTCTCAACTAGTGCTAATATTGCCTTTTGTCTGTAATATGCTGTCTCTGACGTGCATAAATCGTTTATGGTTACAGTTACATTTTGGAAGGCAAGGAGTTGGAGTTTTACATGAAGAAACTTcagagaaagaaaggaaagggTGCAAGCGGAGCTTAATTTGGTTCGAGCTCATGAAAATTCTCCAATCTAGAATGTTACTCTTCGACTTTGTTGTTGTCATTGGAAGGAGGGGGTAGTTTGGTTGAGCTTTCCAGAGTTACATTGAACATTATTTCACTTGTCACTGAGGTCATATCTCGAGGACGCTCATTGTTAGTTTTGTGATCTTTAGCTGATTGATTGCTTTGATCTTTTCACTGTGGAattagttgtaattattttcttgaatgtcCGTTAGTTTTTGCCCCATAAGTGCTTTCTCATGCAAATTTATGTTATTGGATTTTGGTAATTCGATGACATTAATTTGACAATCAACTCTTGTGATTCCATAAATTGTGAATTCATTTTTAGCAACATCAAAAGAAACAAGGATGTTAGAAAATTAAGTTGGAATTGAACGTGTTATTATTCAAGTtcgtttaaattattaactttgaaaaatatg contains:
- the LOC105155233 gene encoding 40S ribosomal protein S8, producing the protein MGISRDSMHKRRATGGKKKAWRKKRKYELGRQPANTKLSSNKTVRRVRVRGGNVKWRALRLDTGNYSWGSEAVTRKTRILDVVYNASNNELVRTQTLVKSAIIQVDAAPFKQWYLQHYGVDIGRKKKTAAKKEGEEAEAAATEEVKKSNHVQRKIEKRQQDRKIDPHIEEQFSSGRLLAAISSRPGQCGRADGYILEGKELEFYMKKLQRKKGKGASGA